In Silene latifolia isolate original U9 population chromosome 3, ASM4854445v1, whole genome shotgun sequence, a single window of DNA contains:
- the LOC141647579 gene encoding protein FATTY ACID EXPORT 3, chloroplastic-like isoform X1 codes for MAHSLSFSPASTQFRGQLQSFHPRRKTFTVAGISPLPQLKTFAPLTLPNIHRRYNSSIVAFAAPHEESKPSEGEVEQEKDNFEQAGKASQEAWNQVLASFKEQALKLQSVSQEAYEVYSKKAVVVLKETAETLKIQADQASQDLWVMAQELGEDSRQYLTVAAENSPEPVKDVVETFASAEDLDDVSKLQDFYVGIPYGTILSAGGFLNFMITGSTSALRFGVILGGILLALSVSSLRSWKKGQSTERALKGQAAIASILFLRDISLVFQGLTLVGLLKLIISGVVAAFFVYRIIYGNPESRPWIDGEASS; via the exons ATGGCGCATTCCCTCTCCTTTTCTCCGGCGAGTACGCAGTTTCGCGGCCAACTACAATCGTTTCATCCTCGCCGGAAAACCTTTACCGTTGCCGGAATTTCACCGTTGCCACAGCTCAAGACTTTTGCTCCACTCACCTTACCTAACATTCACCGGAGATATAATTCTTCGATCGTTGCATTCGCCGCTCCACATGAAGAATCT AAGCCCTCAGAAGGAGAGGTTGAGCAGGAGAAGGACAATTTTGAACAAGCCGGTAAGGCATCTCAGGAAGCTTGGAATCAGGTTTTAGCTTCTTTTAAGGAGCAAGCATTAAAGTTACAAAGTGTGTCCCAAGAAGCATATGAAGTATATTCGAAGAAGGCAGTTGTGGTACTCAAAGAAACCGCTGAGACGTTGAAGATTCAGGCTGATCAGGCAAGTCAAGATTTGTGGGTTATGGCCCAGGAGCTGGGTGAAGATAGTAGGCAGTATCTCACTGTGGCGGCAGAGAACTCCCCTGAACCTGTGAAGGATGTCGTGGAGACATTTGCTTCTGCTGAAGATCTAGATGACGTGTCTAAACTCCAGGATTTCTATGTTGGAATCCCGTATG GGACAATTCTTTCTGCTGGTGGCTTCCTCAACTTCATGATAACTGGAAGCACTTCTGCGCTTAGGTTTGGGGTTATCCTTGGAGGTATTCTGTTGGCCTTGAGTGTATCAAGTCTACGATCTTGGAAGAAAGGGCAGTCTACTGAGAGGGCGTTGAAAGGACAGGCAG CAATTGCGAGTATTCTGTTCCTAAGAGATATTAGTTTGGTATTTCAG GGGCTAACTCTTGTtggattactaaaattaatcatcAG TGGTGTCGTCGCAGCTTTCTTTGTGTATCGGATCATCTATGGCAATCCCGAGAGTCGGCCTTGGATTGACGGGGAGGCAAGTAGCTGA
- the LOC141647579 gene encoding protein FATTY ACID EXPORT 3, chloroplastic-like isoform X2, translating to MAHSLSFSPASTQFRGQLQSFHPRRKTFTVAGISPLPQLKTFAPLTLPNIHRRYNSSIVAFAAPHEESPSEGEVEQEKDNFEQAGKASQEAWNQVLASFKEQALKLQSVSQEAYEVYSKKAVVVLKETAETLKIQADQASQDLWVMAQELGEDSRQYLTVAAENSPEPVKDVVETFASAEDLDDVSKLQDFYVGIPYGTILSAGGFLNFMITGSTSALRFGVILGGILLALSVSSLRSWKKGQSTERALKGQAAIASILFLRDISLVFQGLTLVGLLKLIISGVVAAFFVYRIIYGNPESRPWIDGEASS from the exons ATGGCGCATTCCCTCTCCTTTTCTCCGGCGAGTACGCAGTTTCGCGGCCAACTACAATCGTTTCATCCTCGCCGGAAAACCTTTACCGTTGCCGGAATTTCACCGTTGCCACAGCTCAAGACTTTTGCTCCACTCACCTTACCTAACATTCACCGGAGATATAATTCTTCGATCGTTGCATTCGCCGCTCCACATGAAGAATCT CCCTCAGAAGGAGAGGTTGAGCAGGAGAAGGACAATTTTGAACAAGCCGGTAAGGCATCTCAGGAAGCTTGGAATCAGGTTTTAGCTTCTTTTAAGGAGCAAGCATTAAAGTTACAAAGTGTGTCCCAAGAAGCATATGAAGTATATTCGAAGAAGGCAGTTGTGGTACTCAAAGAAACCGCTGAGACGTTGAAGATTCAGGCTGATCAGGCAAGTCAAGATTTGTGGGTTATGGCCCAGGAGCTGGGTGAAGATAGTAGGCAGTATCTCACTGTGGCGGCAGAGAACTCCCCTGAACCTGTGAAGGATGTCGTGGAGACATTTGCTTCTGCTGAAGATCTAGATGACGTGTCTAAACTCCAGGATTTCTATGTTGGAATCCCGTATG GGACAATTCTTTCTGCTGGTGGCTTCCTCAACTTCATGATAACTGGAAGCACTTCTGCGCTTAGGTTTGGGGTTATCCTTGGAGGTATTCTGTTGGCCTTGAGTGTATCAAGTCTACGATCTTGGAAGAAAGGGCAGTCTACTGAGAGGGCGTTGAAAGGACAGGCAG CAATTGCGAGTATTCTGTTCCTAAGAGATATTAGTTTGGTATTTCAG GGGCTAACTCTTGTtggattactaaaattaatcatcAG TGGTGTCGTCGCAGCTTTCTTTGTGTATCGGATCATCTATGGCAATCCCGAGAGTCGGCCTTGGATTGACGGGGAGGCAAGTAGCTGA
- the LOC141647579 gene encoding protein FATTY ACID EXPORT 3, chloroplastic-like isoform X4: protein MAHSLSFSPASTQFRGQLQSFHPRRKTFTVAGISPLPQLKTFAPLTLPNIHRRYNSSIVAFAAPHEESPSEGEVEQEKDNFEQAGKASQEAWNQVLASFKEQALKLQSVSQEAYEVYSKKAVVVLKETAETLKIQADQASQDLWVMAQELGEDSRQYLTVAAENSPEPVKDVVETFASAEDLDDVSKLQDFYVGIPYGTILSAGGFLNFMITGSTSALRFGVILGGILLALSVSSLRSWKKGQSTERALKGQAAIASILFLRDISLVFQVRFAS, encoded by the exons ATGGCGCATTCCCTCTCCTTTTCTCCGGCGAGTACGCAGTTTCGCGGCCAACTACAATCGTTTCATCCTCGCCGGAAAACCTTTACCGTTGCCGGAATTTCACCGTTGCCACAGCTCAAGACTTTTGCTCCACTCACCTTACCTAACATTCACCGGAGATATAATTCTTCGATCGTTGCATTCGCCGCTCCACATGAAGAATCT CCCTCAGAAGGAGAGGTTGAGCAGGAGAAGGACAATTTTGAACAAGCCGGTAAGGCATCTCAGGAAGCTTGGAATCAGGTTTTAGCTTCTTTTAAGGAGCAAGCATTAAAGTTACAAAGTGTGTCCCAAGAAGCATATGAAGTATATTCGAAGAAGGCAGTTGTGGTACTCAAAGAAACCGCTGAGACGTTGAAGATTCAGGCTGATCAGGCAAGTCAAGATTTGTGGGTTATGGCCCAGGAGCTGGGTGAAGATAGTAGGCAGTATCTCACTGTGGCGGCAGAGAACTCCCCTGAACCTGTGAAGGATGTCGTGGAGACATTTGCTTCTGCTGAAGATCTAGATGACGTGTCTAAACTCCAGGATTTCTATGTTGGAATCCCGTATG GGACAATTCTTTCTGCTGGTGGCTTCCTCAACTTCATGATAACTGGAAGCACTTCTGCGCTTAGGTTTGGGGTTATCCTTGGAGGTATTCTGTTGGCCTTGAGTGTATCAAGTCTACGATCTTGGAAGAAAGGGCAGTCTACTGAGAGGGCGTTGAAAGGACAGGCAG CAATTGCGAGTATTCTGTTCCTAAGAGATATTAGTTTGGTATTTCAGGTTAGGTTTGCCTCTTAA
- the LOC141647579 gene encoding protein FATTY ACID EXPORT 3, chloroplastic-like isoform X3, with translation MAHSLSFSPASTQFRGQLQSFHPRRKTFTVAGISPLPQLKTFAPLTLPNIHRRYNSSIVAFAAPHEESKPSEGEVEQEKDNFEQAGKASQEAWNQVLASFKEQALKLQSVSQEAYEVYSKKAVVVLKETAETLKIQADQASQDLWVMAQELGEDSRQYLTVAAENSPEPVKDVVETFASAEDLDDVSKLQDFYVGIPYGTILSAGGFLNFMITGSTSALRFGVILGGILLALSVSSLRSWKKGQSTERALKGQAAIASILFLRDISLVFQVRFAS, from the exons ATGGCGCATTCCCTCTCCTTTTCTCCGGCGAGTACGCAGTTTCGCGGCCAACTACAATCGTTTCATCCTCGCCGGAAAACCTTTACCGTTGCCGGAATTTCACCGTTGCCACAGCTCAAGACTTTTGCTCCACTCACCTTACCTAACATTCACCGGAGATATAATTCTTCGATCGTTGCATTCGCCGCTCCACATGAAGAATCT AAGCCCTCAGAAGGAGAGGTTGAGCAGGAGAAGGACAATTTTGAACAAGCCGGTAAGGCATCTCAGGAAGCTTGGAATCAGGTTTTAGCTTCTTTTAAGGAGCAAGCATTAAAGTTACAAAGTGTGTCCCAAGAAGCATATGAAGTATATTCGAAGAAGGCAGTTGTGGTACTCAAAGAAACCGCTGAGACGTTGAAGATTCAGGCTGATCAGGCAAGTCAAGATTTGTGGGTTATGGCCCAGGAGCTGGGTGAAGATAGTAGGCAGTATCTCACTGTGGCGGCAGAGAACTCCCCTGAACCTGTGAAGGATGTCGTGGAGACATTTGCTTCTGCTGAAGATCTAGATGACGTGTCTAAACTCCAGGATTTCTATGTTGGAATCCCGTATG GGACAATTCTTTCTGCTGGTGGCTTCCTCAACTTCATGATAACTGGAAGCACTTCTGCGCTTAGGTTTGGGGTTATCCTTGGAGGTATTCTGTTGGCCTTGAGTGTATCAAGTCTACGATCTTGGAAGAAAGGGCAGTCTACTGAGAGGGCGTTGAAAGGACAGGCAG CAATTGCGAGTATTCTGTTCCTAAGAGATATTAGTTTGGTATTTCAGGTTAGGTTTGCCTCTTAA